From Pseudomonas alcaligenes, a single genomic window includes:
- the rplQ gene encoding 50S ribosomal protein L17 produces the protein MRHRKSGRHLSRTSAHRKAMFQNMAVSLFEHELIKTTLPKAKELRRVAEPLITLAKEDSVANRRLAFDRTRSKAIVGKLFNDLGKRYATRQGGYLRILKCGFRAGDNAPMAYVELVDRQVAGEAVEAAE, from the coding sequence ATGCGTCATCGTAAAAGTGGCCGTCACCTCAGCCGCACCAGCGCACACCGCAAGGCCATGTTCCAGAACATGGCGGTTTCGCTGTTCGAGCACGAGCTGATCAAAACTACTCTGCCGAAAGCCAAAGAACTGCGCCGCGTCGCCGAGCCGCTGATCACTCTGGCTAAAGAAGACAGCGTTGCCAACCGTCGTCTGGCCTTCGACCGTACCCGTTCGAAAGCCATCGTCGGCAAACTGTTCAACGACCTGGGCAAGCGCTACGCCACCCGTCAGGGCGGCTACCTGCGCATCCTGAAGTGCGGCTTCCGTGCTGGCGACAACGCTCCTATGGCGTACGTCGAGCTGGTTGACCGTCAGGTTGCTGGTGAAGCTGTAGAAGCTGCTGAATAA
- a CDS encoding DNA-directed RNA polymerase subunit alpha, with amino-acid sequence MQISVNEFLTPRHIDVQVVSSTRAKITLEPLERGFGHTLGNALRRILLSSMPGCAVVEAEIDGVLHEYSAIEGVQEDVIEILLNLKGLAIKLHGRDEVTLTLAKKGSGVVTAADIQLDHDVEIVNGDHVIANLADNGALNMKLTVRRGRGYEPADARQSDEDESRSIGRLQLDSSFSPVRRVAYVVENARVEQRTNLDKLVIDLETNGTLDPEEAIRRAATILQHQLAAFVDLKGDSEPVVVEQEDEIDPILLRPVDDLELTVRSANCLKAENIYYIGDLIQRTEVELLKTPNLGKKSLTEIKDVLASRGLSLGMRLDNWPPASLKKDDKATA; translated from the coding sequence ATGCAGATTTCGGTAAATGAGTTCCTGACCCCCCGCCACATCGATGTGCAGGTGGTCAGTTCGACCCGCGCCAAGATCACCCTCGAGCCTCTCGAGCGTGGTTTTGGCCATACCCTGGGCAATGCGCTGCGTCGCATCCTGTTGTCCTCCATGCCTGGCTGTGCAGTAGTCGAGGCCGAGATTGACGGTGTACTCCACGAGTACTCCGCCATCGAAGGTGTACAGGAAGATGTCATCGAGATCCTCCTGAACCTGAAAGGCCTGGCTATCAAGCTGCACGGTCGTGACGAAGTCACCCTGACTCTGGCCAAGAAGGGCTCGGGTGTGGTCACCGCTGCCGATATTCAGCTGGATCACGATGTCGAGATCGTCAACGGCGATCACGTTATCGCCAACCTGGCGGACAACGGCGCTCTGAACATGAAGCTCACCGTGCGTCGTGGCCGTGGCTACGAGCCGGCTGATGCCCGTCAGAGCGATGAAGACGAGAGCCGTAGCATCGGTCGTCTGCAGCTGGACTCTTCGTTCAGCCCGGTTCGTCGCGTGGCCTACGTGGTGGAAAACGCCCGCGTCGAGCAGCGTACCAACCTGGACAAGCTGGTCATCGACCTGGAAACCAACGGCACCCTGGATCCTGAAGAGGCTATCCGTCGTGCCGCGACTATCCTCCAGCACCAACTGGCGGCCTTCGTTGATCTGAAGGGCGACAGTGAGCCGGTAGTGGTCGAGCAGGAAGACGAGATCGATCCGATCCTGCTGCGCCCGGTTGACGACCTTGAACTGACCGTACGTTCGGCCAACTGCCTGAAGGCGGAGAACATCTACTACATCGGCGACCTGATTCAGCGTACCGAAGTAGAGCTGTTGAAGACTCCGAACCTGGGCAAGAAGTCCCTGACCGAAATCAAGGACGTTCTGGCCTCCCGTGGTCTGTCCCTCGGCATGCGCCTCGACAACTGGCCGCCGGCAAGTCTGAAAAAAGACGATAAGGCGACTGCCTGA
- the rpsD gene encoding 30S ribosomal protein S4: MARYIGPKCKLSRREGTDLFLKSGARALESKCNIESAPGQHGARRGRQSDYGTQLREKQKVRRIYGVLERQFSGYYKLAASRKGATGENLLQLLECRLDNVVYRMGFGATRAESRQLVSHKAITVNGSTVNVPSYQVKAGDVVAVREKAKNQLRVAQALELCTQRGRVEWVEVDAEKKSGVFKSVPARSDLSADINESLIVELYSK, encoded by the coding sequence ATGGCTCGTTACATTGGTCCCAAATGCAAACTGTCTCGCCGTGAAGGCACCGATCTCTTCCTGAAGAGTGGTGCGCGCGCGCTCGAATCCAAGTGCAACATCGAATCGGCTCCTGGCCAGCACGGCGCTCGCCGTGGTCGTCAGTCCGACTACGGTACCCAGCTGCGTGAGAAGCAGAAAGTCCGCCGCATCTACGGTGTACTGGAGCGTCAGTTCAGCGGTTACTACAAGCTGGCTGCCAGCCGTAAAGGCGCTACCGGCGAAAACCTGCTGCAACTGCTGGAATGCCGTCTGGACAACGTGGTTTACCGCATGGGCTTTGGCGCTACTCGTGCCGAATCCCGTCAGCTGGTATCGCACAAAGCCATCACCGTGAACGGTTCGACCGTGAACGTCCCGTCCTACCAGGTCAAAGCTGGTGACGTGGTTGCAGTTCGCGAAAAGGCGAAGAACCAGCTGCGCGTCGCTCAAGCTCTCGAGCTGTGCACCCAGCGTGGCCGCGTTGAGTGGGTGGAAGTGGATGCTGAGAAGAAGTCTGGCGTGTTCAAAAGCGTCCCGGCTCGCAGCGACCTGTCCGCCGACATCAACGAAAGCCTGATTGTCGAGCTCTACTCCAAGTAA
- the rpsK gene encoding 30S ribosomal protein S11, translating into MAKPAARTRKKVKKTVVDGIAHIHASFNNTIVTITDRQGNALSWATSGGSGFRGSRKSTPFAAQVAAERAGQAALEYGLKNLDVNVKGPGPGRESAVRALNACGYKIASITDVTPIPHNGCRPPKKRRV; encoded by the coding sequence ATGGCTAAGCCTGCTGCTCGTACTCGTAAGAAAGTCAAAAAGACAGTGGTGGATGGCATCGCCCATATCCACGCGTCTTTCAACAACACCATCGTGACCATCACCGACCGTCAAGGTAACGCTCTGTCCTGGGCTACCTCCGGTGGTTCCGGTTTCCGCGGCTCCCGTAAGTCCACCCCGTTCGCTGCCCAGGTGGCTGCCGAGCGTGCTGGTCAAGCAGCCCTGGAATATGGCCTGAAGAACCTCGACGTGAACGTCAAGGGCCCGGGCCCAGGTCGCGAATCCGCTGTGCGTGCTCTGAACGCCTGCGGCTACAAAATCGCCAGCATCACCGACGTGACGCCGATCCCGCACAACGGGTGCCGTCCGCCGAAGAAGCGTCGCGTGTAA
- the rpsM gene encoding 30S ribosomal protein S13, translating to MARIAGVNIPDNKHTVISLTYIYGVGRTSAQKICAATGVNPAAKIKDLSDEQIEQLRGEVAKLTTEGDLRREINMKIKRLMDLGCYRGLRHRRGLPVRGQRTKTNARTRKGPRKPIRK from the coding sequence ATGGCCCGTATTGCAGGCGTCAACATTCCAGATAACAAGCACACTGTTATCTCGCTGACCTACATCTACGGTGTAGGTCGCACCAGCGCACAGAAAATCTGTGCTGCTACCGGTGTCAATCCGGCAGCAAAGATCAAAGATCTCTCTGACGAGCAGATCGAGCAGCTGCGTGGCGAAGTCGCGAAGCTCACCACCGAAGGTGATCTGCGCCGCGAAATCAACATGAAAATCAAGCGTCTGATGGATCTGGGCTGCTACCGCGGTCTGCGCCATCGCCGTGGCCTGCCGGTCCGCGGTCAGCGCACCAAGACCAACGCGCGTACCCGTAAGGGCCCGCGTAAGCCGATCCGCAAGTAA
- the rpmJ gene encoding 50S ribosomal protein L36 codes for MKVRASVKKLCRNCKIIRRDGVVRVICSAEPRHKQRQG; via the coding sequence ATGAAAGTTCGTGCATCGGTCAAGAAGCTGTGCCGCAACTGCAAGATCATCCGTCGCGACGGCGTCGTGCGCGTGATCTGCAGCGCGGAGCCGCGTCACAAACAGCGCCAAGGCTGA
- the secY gene encoding preprotein translocase subunit SecY — translation MAKQGALSALSNGGLSELWTRLRFLLLAIIVYRIGAHIPVPGINPDRLADLFRQNEGTILSLFNMFSGGALERMSIFALGIMPYISASIIMQLMTVVSPQLEQLKKEGEAGRRKISQYTRYGTLILAVVQAVGMSIGLASQGVAFSTDFGFHFVAVSTFVAGAMFMMWLGEQITERGIGNGISMLIFSGIVAGLPRAIGQSFESARQGDINIFALVAIGLLAVAIIGFVVFIERGQRRIAVHYAKRQQGRKVFAAQTSHLPLKVNMAGVIPAIFASSILLFPASLGSWFGQSEGMGWLQDISQSIAPGQPLNILLFSAGIVFFCFFYTALMFNPKDVAENLKKSGAFIPGIRPGEQSARYIDGVLTRLTMFGALYMTAVCLLPQFLVVAANVPFYLGGTSLLIVVVVVMDFMAQVQSHLVSHQYESLMKKSNLKGYGSGMLR, via the coding sequence ATGGCTAAGCAAGGTGCTCTCTCTGCGCTCAGCAATGGCGGGTTGTCCGAGTTGTGGACTCGGCTGCGTTTTCTGCTCCTGGCGATCATCGTCTATCGGATCGGTGCGCACATTCCGGTTCCCGGGATAAACCCTGACCGGCTGGCCGACCTGTTTCGACAGAATGAGGGGACCATTCTTAGCCTGTTCAACATGTTTTCCGGCGGCGCGCTGGAGCGGATGAGCATCTTTGCACTGGGGATCATGCCGTACATCTCGGCATCGATCATCATGCAGCTGATGACTGTCGTCAGCCCGCAGCTGGAGCAGTTGAAGAAGGAAGGGGAAGCTGGCCGTCGCAAGATCAGCCAGTACACCCGCTACGGCACCTTGATCCTGGCAGTGGTACAAGCTGTAGGCATGTCCATTGGCCTGGCTAGTCAGGGTGTCGCGTTCTCGACTGATTTCGGCTTCCACTTCGTGGCGGTGTCGACCTTCGTGGCCGGCGCGATGTTCATGATGTGGCTGGGCGAACAGATCACCGAGCGCGGTATCGGTAACGGCATTTCGATGCTGATTTTCTCGGGCATCGTAGCCGGTCTGCCGAGGGCGATCGGGCAGTCTTTCGAGTCTGCTCGTCAGGGCGATATCAATATCTTCGCCCTGGTTGCCATCGGCTTGTTGGCGGTAGCGATCATCGGTTTCGTGGTGTTCATTGAGCGTGGCCAGCGTCGTATTGCGGTGCACTACGCCAAGCGTCAGCAGGGCCGCAAGGTCTTCGCGGCGCAGACCAGCCACCTGCCGTTGAAGGTGAACATGGCGGGCGTAATCCCGGCCATCTTCGCCAGCAGCATTCTGCTGTTCCCGGCTTCGCTGGGTTCCTGGTTTGGTCAGTCCGAAGGTATGGGCTGGCTGCAGGACATCTCGCAGTCGATCGCTCCCGGTCAACCGTTGAACATTCTGCTGTTTAGTGCAGGGATCGTTTTCTTCTGCTTCTTCTATACGGCTCTGATGTTCAACCCGAAAGACGTAGCGGAGAACCTGAAGAAGTCCGGTGCCTTTATTCCGGGTATCCGTCCGGGTGAGCAGTCGGCGCGCTATATCGATGGCGTACTGACCCGCTTGACCATGTTCGGTGCTCTGTACATGACGGCTGTTTGCCTGCTGCCCCAGTTCCTGGTGGTTGCAGCGAACGTACCGTTCTACCTTGGCGGGACCTCGTTGCTGATCGTGGTCGTGGTTGTGATGGACTTTATGGCCCAAGTACAATCGCACCTCGTTTCTCACCAGTACGAATCCCTGATGAAGAAATCCAACCTGAAGGGCTATGGCAGCGGCATGCTCCGCTGA
- the rplO gene encoding 50S ribosomal protein L15, with protein MQLNDLRSAPGARREKHRPGRGIGSGLGKTGGRGHKGQTSRSGGTIAPGFEGGQQPLHRRLPKFGFVSLKAMDRAEVRTSELAKVEGDVVTLQSLKDANVINQNVQRVKVMLSGEVTRAVTLKGIAATKGARAAIEAAGGKFED; from the coding sequence ATGCAACTGAACGATCTGCGTTCCGCGCCGGGTGCCCGTCGCGAAAAGCACCGTCCGGGCCGTGGCATCGGTAGCGGTCTGGGTAAGACCGGTGGCCGTGGTCACAAAGGTCAAACCTCGCGCTCCGGTGGCACCATTGCTCCGGGCTTCGAGGGTGGTCAACAGCCTCTGCACCGCCGCCTGCCGAAGTTCGGCTTCGTCTCCCTGAAAGCCATGGATCGCGCCGAAGTGCGTACCTCCGAGCTGGCCAAAGTGGAAGGCGACGTCGTTACTCTGCAGTCGCTGAAGGATGCCAACGTGATCAACCAAAACGTACAGCGTGTGAAAGTCATGCTGTCCGGCGAGGTTACTCGTGCGGTCACCCTGAAAGGTATCGCCGCCACCAAAGGTGCGCGTGCGGCCATCGAAGCAGCTGGCGGCAAGTTCGAGGACTAA
- the rpmD gene encoding 50S ribosomal protein L30, translating to MATVKVTLIKSTNGRLANHKACVKGLGLRRINHTVEVQDTPENRGMINKAYYLLRVEG from the coding sequence ATGGCTACCGTCAAAGTTACGCTGATCAAAAGCACCAACGGCCGTCTGGCCAATCACAAAGCCTGCGTCAAGGGCCTCGGCCTGCGTCGCATCAATCACACCGTCGAAGTTCAGGACACTCCTGAAAATCGCGGCATGATTAACAAGGCTTACTACCTGCTGCGTGTGGAGGGTTAA
- the rpsE gene encoding 30S ribosomal protein S5 — protein MANNEQRRDRDNRDESRDEGYIEKLVQVNRVAKTVKGGRIFTFTALTVVGDGKGRVGFGRGKSREVPAAIQKAMEAARRNMIQVDLNGTTLQYPMKSVHGASHVFMQPASEGTGIIAGGAMRAVLEVAGVQNVLAKCYGSTNPVNVVYATFKGLKAMQSPASVAAKRGKSVEEIL, from the coding sequence ATGGCAAATAACGAGCAAAGACGCGATCGCGACAATCGCGACGAAAGCCGCGACGAAGGCTACATCGAGAAGCTGGTTCAGGTTAACCGCGTTGCCAAGACCGTCAAAGGCGGCCGTATCTTCACCTTCACCGCGCTGACCGTGGTAGGTGATGGTAAAGGTCGTGTTGGCTTCGGTCGTGGCAAGTCCCGCGAAGTGCCTGCTGCCATCCAGAAAGCGATGGAAGCTGCACGCCGCAACATGATCCAGGTCGACCTGAACGGCACCACCCTGCAATACCCGATGAAGTCCGTCCATGGCGCGTCCCACGTGTTCATGCAGCCGGCTTCCGAAGGTACCGGCATCATCGCCGGCGGCGCCATGCGTGCTGTGCTGGAAGTGGCTGGCGTGCAGAACGTTCTCGCCAAGTGCTATGGCTCCACCAACCCGGTGAACGTGGTGTATGCCACCTTCAAGGGTCTGAAGGCCATGCAATCCCCGGCGTCCGTAGCTGCCAAGCGTGGCAAGAGCGTCGAGGAGATTCTCTGA
- the rplR gene encoding 50S ribosomal protein L18: MTDKKVTRLRRARKARLKMHELEVVRLCVFRSSQHIYAQVISADGGKVLASASTLDKELRDGATGNIDAATKVGQLVAARAKAAGVTQVAFDRSGFKYHGRVKALADAAREGGLEF, from the coding sequence ATGACCGACAAAAAAGTTACTCGACTGCGTCGCGCTCGCAAAGCACGCCTGAAAATGCACGAACTCGAAGTCGTGCGTCTCTGCGTGTTCCGCTCTTCGCAGCACATTTACGCCCAGGTCATCTCGGCCGACGGCGGCAAAGTCCTGGCCAGCGCCTCGACTTTGGACAAAGAACTGCGTGATGGCGCCACTGGCAACATCGACGCGGCCACGAAGGTAGGCCAACTGGTCGCTGCGCGTGCGAAAGCCGCTGGCGTTACCCAGGTTGCGTTCGATCGTTCTGGCTTCAAGTACCACGGCCGTGTGAAAGCGCTGGCTGATGCTGCTCGTGAAGGCGGGCTGGAGTTCTAA
- the rplF gene encoding 50S ribosomal protein L6, with protein sequence MSRVAKNPVKLPAGVEVKLAGQQLSVKGAKGALELNVHPSVEVTQESGELRFAARNGDQQNRAMAGTTRALVNNMVIGVSQGFERKLQLVGVGYKAQAKGQVLNLALGFSHPVDYELPQGITAETPSQTDILIKGIDKQLVGQVAAEIRDFRPPEPYKGKGVRYSDEVVRRKEAKKK encoded by the coding sequence ATGTCTCGCGTTGCTAAGAACCCCGTCAAACTGCCGGCAGGTGTCGAGGTCAAACTCGCTGGCCAGCAGCTTTCGGTCAAGGGTGCCAAAGGCGCTCTGGAACTGAACGTACATCCGTCCGTGGAAGTGACCCAGGAATCTGGTGAGCTGCGTTTCGCTGCCCGCAATGGCGATCAGCAGAACCGTGCCATGGCCGGTACCACCCGTGCGCTGGTCAACAACATGGTCATTGGCGTAAGCCAGGGCTTCGAGCGCAAGCTCCAGCTGGTTGGCGTGGGTTACAAAGCCCAGGCTAAAGGCCAGGTGCTGAACCTCGCTCTCGGTTTCTCGCATCCGGTGGACTACGAACTGCCGCAAGGCATCACCGCTGAGACCCCCAGCCAGACCGATATCCTGATCAAGGGCATCGACAAGCAGCTGGTTGGTCAAGTGGCCGCCGAGATCCGCGACTTCCGTCCGCCGGAGCCTTACAAAGGTAAGGGCGTACGTTACTCGGACGAAGTCGTCCGTCGTAAAGAAGCCAAGAAGAAGTAG
- the rpsH gene encoding 30S ribosomal protein S8 yields MSMQDPLADMLTRIRNAQMAEKSVVSMPSSKLKVAVASVLKNEGYIAGYEISSDVKPQLSIELKYFEGRPVIEEVKRVSRPGLRQYKPADQLPKVRGGLGVSIVSTSKGVMTDRAARAAGVGGEVLCTVF; encoded by the coding sequence ATGAGTATGCAGGACCCGTTAGCGGACATGCTAACTCGTATCCGTAATGCCCAGATGGCTGAAAAGTCGGTAGTAAGCATGCCGTCTTCCAAGCTGAAGGTGGCAGTCGCCAGCGTTCTGAAGAACGAAGGCTACATCGCGGGTTACGAGATCAGCAGCGACGTCAAGCCGCAGCTGTCCATCGAGCTGAAGTACTTCGAAGGCCGTCCGGTTATCGAAGAAGTAAAACGCGTCAGCCGTCCTGGCCTGCGCCAGTACAAACCTGCCGACCAACTGCCGAAAGTTCGTGGCGGTCTCGGTGTGTCCATCGTCTCCACCAGCAAAGGTGTGATGACGGATCGCGCTGCGCGCGCTGCCGGTGTCGGCGGCGAAGTGCTCTGCACCGTGTTCTAA
- the rpsN gene encoding 30S ribosomal protein S14, with product MAKTSMKNRELKRQQTVAKYAKKRAELKAVIANPNSTPEQRWEAQVALQKQPRDASASRLRNRCRLTGRPHGVYRKFGLGRNKLREAAMRGDVPGLVKASW from the coding sequence ATGGCCAAAACGAGCATGAAAAACCGTGAGCTGAAGCGTCAGCAAACGGTAGCCAAGTACGCCAAAAAGCGTGCCGAGCTGAAAGCTGTCATTGCCAACCCGAACTCCACTCCGGAGCAGCGTTGGGAAGCCCAGGTAGCCCTGCAAAAGCAACCGCGTGACGCCAGCGCCAGCCGCCTGCGTAACCGTTGCCGCCTCACCGGCCGTCCGCACGGCGTGTACCGCAAGTTCGGCCTCGGCCGTAACAAGCTGCGCGAAGCGGCAATGCGTGGTGATGTGCCGGGTCTGGTCAAGGCCAGCTGGTAA
- the rplE gene encoding 50S ribosomal protein L5 encodes MARLKEIYRKEIAPKLKEELKLANVMEVPRVTKITLNMGLGEAIGDKKVIEHAVADLEKITGQKAVVTFARKSVAGFKVREGWPIGVKVTLRRDRMYEFLDRLLAISLPRVRDFRGLNAKSFDGRGNYSMGVKEQIIFPEIDYDKIDALRGLDITLTTTARTDDEGRALLRAFNFPFRN; translated from the coding sequence ATGGCACGACTGAAAGAGATTTACCGGAAAGAAATCGCGCCCAAGCTGAAGGAAGAGCTGAAGCTGGCCAACGTGATGGAAGTTCCGCGCGTTACCAAAATCACCCTGAACATGGGGCTGGGCGAAGCGATCGGTGACAAGAAAGTCATCGAGCACGCTGTTGCCGACCTGGAAAAGATCACCGGTCAGAAAGCCGTCGTGACCTTCGCCCGCAAATCCGTTGCAGGCTTCAAGGTTCGCGAAGGCTGGCCGATCGGCGTCAAGGTGACCCTGCGTCGCGATCGTATGTACGAATTCCTGGATCGCCTGCTCGCGATCTCCCTGCCGCGCGTGCGTGACTTCCGCGGCCTGAATGCCAAGTCCTTCGACGGCCGTGGCAACTACAGCATGGGTGTCAAAGAGCAGATCATTTTCCCGGAAATCGATTACGACAAGATTGATGCGCTGCGCGGTCTGGACATCACCCTGACCACCACCGCCCGTACGGATGATGAAGGTCGCGCTCTGCTGCGCGCTTTCAACTTCCCGTTCCGCAACTGA
- the rplX gene encoding 50S ribosomal protein L24, producing MQKIRRDDEIIVIAGKDKGKRGKVLKVLADDRLVVGGINLVKRHTKPNPMLGVQGGIVEKEAPLHVSNVAIFNSETNKADRVGFKVEDGKKIRVFKSTQKPVGA from the coding sequence ATGCAAAAGATTCGTCGTGACGACGAGATCATCGTCATCGCCGGCAAAGACAAGGGCAAGCGTGGCAAGGTGCTCAAGGTTCTCGCTGACGACCGTCTGGTCGTTGGTGGGATCAACCTGGTGAAGCGCCACACCAAGCCGAACCCGATGCTGGGCGTTCAAGGCGGTATCGTCGAGAAAGAGGCGCCTCTGCACGTCTCTAACGTCGCCATTTTCAACAGCGAAACCAACAAGGCTGACCGCGTTGGCTTCAAAGTCGAAGACGGCAAAAAAATTCGTGTCTTCAAGTCCACCCAAAAGCCGGTTGGCGCTTGA
- the rplN gene encoding 50S ribosomal protein L14, producing MIQTQSMLDVADNSGARRVMCIKVLGGSHRRYAGIGDIIKVTVKEAIPRGKVKKGQVMTAVVVRTRHGVRRADGSIIRFDGNAAVLLNNKQEPIGTRIFGPVTRELRSEKFMKIVSLAPEVL from the coding sequence ATGATTCAGACTCAATCCATGCTCGACGTCGCTGACAACAGCGGTGCTCGTCGCGTTATGTGCATCAAGGTCCTTGGTGGTTCGCACCGTCGTTACGCCGGTATCGGCGACATCATCAAGGTAACCGTGAAGGAAGCGATTCCGCGCGGCAAGGTGAAGAAAGGCCAGGTGATGACCGCTGTTGTGGTTCGCACCCGTCACGGCGTACGTCGTGCTGATGGCTCGATCATCCGCTTCGATGGCAACGCTGCTGTTCTGCTGAACAACAAGCAAGAGCCGATCGGCACCCGTATCTTCGGGCCGGTAACTCGTGAACTGCGCTCTGAGAAGTTCATGAAGATCGTCTCGCTCGCCCCCGAAGTGCTGTAA